TACGTGAAAGGATAAATTCCACATTTCAGAGTCCAGAAATGTACCAAATGATACAATGGGCTGACAATACAAATGTATTAATATGACAGACCTATAGGTGGCATCAGATACATAGAACATAGGTCAATTTAGAGTTTGCTCTGACGCTTTGTGATGCTCCCCAGAGCCCTTGCCTTCTGCTTAAGCTCAACCTTCTGAATTTTCCCTGTCGAAGACTTAGGCAGATCCTGAAATATCAGTGTCTTTGGAGCCATAAAATGTGGCAATCTTGCACGACAAAAAGCAATGATGCTTTCTGCAGTAACCTGCTTGGGTCCCTTGAGCTTCACAAAGGCACAAGGGGTTTCCCCCCAGTACTCATCTGGGCGCCCCACAACAGCAGCCTCTAGAATCTCTGGATGATTGTATAggatagattcaacctcaatagtACTAACATTTTCACCCCCTGAGATAATAATATCCTTAGACCGGTCTTTGAGCTCAATATACCCATCAGGATGCATGACCCCTAAATCACCTGTCCTAAACCACCCCCCATCAAAAGCAGCCTCAGTGGCAGCTACGTCATTCAAGTATCCCTTCATGACGGTATTACCCTTGATCATGACTTCCCCAATTGCTTTCCCATCAGCATTAACGCTCTCCATAGTTTCTGGATTCTTAACATCAATATCCCACAGCCCAAGGTGTGGGACACCTTGTCTAGCCTTCAACTTGGCCTGCTGTTCTTCTGGCAGAGAGTCCCATTGGGGTTTCCATACACAGACAGATGAGGGGCCATATGTTTCAGTGAGGCCATATGAATGAATCATGTGGAAGCCAAGCTTAGTCATGGTGGACAGAACAGCTGCCGGTGGCGGGGCACCACCAGTTACTATCTGCACAATGTGGGGAACAGGCTTTCTTTCATGGGGTTGAGCATTTGCAATCATGCTTAAGACTGTGGGTGCACCACTTAAGTGTGTAACTTTGTGCTCTACAAGGGCATCAAATATTGCACTTGCTGTTACATTTCTTAGGCAGACATTTGTGCCACCCTGTGCAGCTATGGCCCATGCAAATGACCAGCCATTGCAGTGGAACATTGGGACTGTCCAGAGATATACAGGCATGGACATCATTTCACATAACAAAACAGATGCAAGAGCATTGAGATAAGCACCTCTGTGACTGTATACGACCCCCTTTGGACTGGAAGTAGTGCCAGATGTGTAATTTAGTGCAATGGAATCCCATTCATCCTCAGGCCACCTTATTTTAAAGTTTCTGTCTGCATTGCTCAGAAGGCTTTCATAAGTTAAGTATGCAGGGTCTGTATATTGGGAATTTTGTCTACTATTCAGTTCAGGAATCAGTACCAGAATAGGAACCTTTGCATTTTTCTGTTGTGACAATAGATGTAAAGCTTCATGAACAACTTCTAAGAACTGTAAGTCTACAAAAATGACCTTTGCCTCAGAGTGTCTCAGAAGCACTGACATTGTGCGTGCGTCATGACGAACATTTAAGCAACAAAGCACTGCCCCTGCCATTGGTACTCC
The nucleotide sequence above comes from Cryptomeria japonica chromosome 11, Sugi_1.0, whole genome shotgun sequence. Encoded proteins:
- the LOC131076788 gene encoding butanoate--CoA ligase AAE1 gives rise to the protein MDKLNRCPANYTPLSPIVFLKRAGSVYREHTSVVYGSVRFTWAETLDRCIRLASAISSLNISNGDVVAVVAPNIPAMYELQFGVPMAGAVLCCLNVRHDARTMSVLLRHSEAKVIFVDLQFLEVVHEALHLLSQQKNAKVPILVLIPELNSRQNSQYTDPAYLTYESLLSNADRNFKIRWPEDEWDSIALNYTSGTTSSPKGVVYSHRGAYLNALASVLLCEMMSMPVYLWTVPMFHCNGWSFAWAIAAQGGTNVCLRNVTASAIFDALVEHKVTHLSGAPTVLSMIANAQPHERKPVPHIVQIVTGGAPPPAAVLSTMTKLGFHMIHSYGLTETYGPSSVCVWKPQWDSLPEEQQAKLKARQGVPHLGLWDIDVKNPETMESVNADGKAIGEVMIKGNTVMKGYLNDVAATEAAFDGGWFRTGDLGVMHPDGYIELKDRSKDIIISGGENVSTIEVESILYNHPEILEAAVVGRPDEYWGETPCAFVKLKGPKQVTAESIIAFCRARLPHFMAPKTLIFQDLPKSSTGKIQKVELKQKARALGSITKRQSKL